A window of Apium graveolens cultivar Ventura chromosome 8, ASM990537v1, whole genome shotgun sequence contains these coding sequences:
- the LOC141677239 gene encoding cullin-1-like codes for MNDRKTVDLDHGWEFMQRGITKLKRILEGLPEPQFSSEDYMMLYTTIYNMCTQKPPHDYSQQLYDKYREAFQEYITSTVLPSLREKHDEFMLRELVKRWANHKVMVRWLSRFFHYLDRYFIARRSLPGLNEVGLTCFRDLVYQELKGKVKDAVISLIDQEREGEQIDRALLKNVLDIFVEIGMSQMDQYENDFEAFMLKDTADYYSRKASNWILEDSCPDYMLKAEECLRREKDRVSHYLHFSSEPKLLEKVQNELLSVYETQLLEKEHSGCHALLRDDKVEDLSRMYRLFSKIPKGLDPISNIFKQHVTNEGTTLVKQAEDAASNKKAEKRDIVGQQEQVFVRKVIELHDKYLTYVNDCFTNHTLFHKALKEAFEIFCNKGVAGSSNAELLATFCDNILKKGGTEKLSDEAIEETLEKVVKLLAYISDKDLFAEFYRKKLARRLLFDKSANDEHERSILTKLKQQCGGQFTSKMEGMVTDLTLAKENQSSFEEYLANNPNVNPGIDLTVTVLTTGFWPSYKSFDLNLPAEMVKCVEVFKEFYQTKTKHRKLTWIYSLGTCNVLGKFEPKTIELIVTTYQASALLLFNSSDRLSYQEIMSQLNLSDDDVVRLLHSLSCAKYKILTKEPNTKTISPTDYFEFNSKFTDKMRRIKIPLPPVDEKKKVIEDVDKDRRYAIDASIVRIMKSRKVLGYQQLVMECVEQLGRMFKPDVKAIKKRIEDLITRDYLERDKDNANLFRYLA; via the exons ATGAATGATCGGAAGACTGTTGATTTGGACCATGGATGGGAGTTTATGCAGAGAGGGATCACGAAGCTCAAGAGGATTCTTGAAGGTCTTCCGGAGCCGCAGTTTAGCTCCGAAGACTACATGATGCTGTACAC AACCATCTATAATATGTGTACCCAGAAGCCTCCACATGATTATTCTCAGCAGCTGTATGACAAATACCGTGAGGCCTTCCAGGAGTACATAACCTCAACT GTATTGCCTTCTTTAAGAGAGAAGCATGATGAGTTTATGTTGAGGGAGCTTGTCAAAAGATGGGCAAACCATAAAGTCATGGTCAGGTGGCTTTCTCGATTCTTTCACTATCTTGATCGGTACTTCATTGCCCGGAGGTCACTTCCTGGACTTAATGAAGTTGGACTAACATGCTTTCGTGATCTG GTTTATCAAGAGTTGAAAGGGAAAGTGAAGGATGCTGTCATATCTCTG ATTGATCAAGAGCGTGAGGGGGAACAGATTGACCGGGCTTTATTAAAGAATGTTTTAGATATATTTGTAGAAATAGGAATGAGTCAAATGGATCAGTATGAGAATGACTTCGAAGCATTCATGCTGAAAGATACTGCTGATTACTATTCTCGAAAAGCTTCAAACTGGATCCTAGAAGATTCTTGCCCTGATTATATGTTAAAG GCAGAAGAGTGTTTGAGACGTGAGAAAGACAGGGTCTCTCACTACCTACATTTCAGTAGCGAACCAAAGCTGCTTGAG AAAGTCCAAAATGAGCTGTTATCTGTATACGAAACCCAATTGCTTGAGAAGGAGCATTCTGGTTGTCATGCATTGCTTAGGGATGACAAG GTCGAGGATTTGTCTAGGATGTACAGACTCTTTTCCAAGATACCTAAAGGCTTAGATCCGATTTCAAACATTTTCAAGCAG CATGTTACAAATGAAGGAACAACATTGGTGAAACAAGCAGAGGATGCAGCAAGCAACAAGAAG GCAGAGAAGAGAGATATAGTTGGTCAACAAGAGCAG GTTTTTGTCAGGAAAGTAATTGAATTGCACGATAAGTACCTTACTTATGTGAATGATTGCTTTACAAACCATACTCTCTTTCACAAG GCTCTGAAGGAGGCCTTTGAAATTTTCTGCAACAAGGGTGTTGCTGGAAGCTCTAATGCCGAACTACTTGCTACTTTCTGTGATAACATCCTCAAAAAGGGTGGTACTGAGAAATTAAGTGATGAAGCTATTGAAGAAACACTTGAGAAG GTGGTAAAGCTGCTTGCTTACATTAGCGATAAGGATTTGTTTGCTGAATTTTATAG AAAAAAGCTTGCGCGGAGGCTTCTTTTCGACAAGAGTGCTAATGATGAGCATGAGCGAAGTATTTTGACCAAACTTAAGCAGCAGTGTGGTGGTCAATTTACTTCTAAGATGGAGGGAATG GTCACAGATTTGACTTTAGCAAAGGAAAATCAATCTAGCTTCGAGGAGTACTTGGCAAATAATCCAAATGTCAATCCTGGCATTGACTTGACTGTTACAGTTCTAACTACTGGTTTCTGGCCAAGTTACAAGTCTTTTGATCTTAACCTCCCCGCTGAGATG GTCAAGTGCGTTGAAGTATTTAAAGAATTTTATCAGACAAAAACGAAACACAGGAAACTCACATGGATTTATTCTCTGGGTACTTGTAATGTACTTGGAAAGTTTGAACCCAAAACTATTGAGTTGATTGTCACGACTTACCAG GCCTCTGCTCTTCTGCTTTTCAATTCTTCTGATAGATTGAGTTATCAAGAAATCATGAGTCAGTTGAATTTGTCTGATGATGATGTTGTTCGCCTGCTTCATTCTCTTTCATGTGCAAAGTATAAAATTCTTACCAAGGAGCCAAACACCAAAACAATTTCCCCAACTGATTACTTCGAGTTCAATTCAAAGTTTACTGACAAAATGAGGAGAATCAAG ATTCCACTGCCTCCAGTTGATGAGAAGAAAAAGGTGATAGAGGATGTTGACAAGGACAGGCGATACGCCATTGACGCCTCTATTGTCCGCATAATGAAGAGCCGTAAAGTCTTAGGCTACCAGCAGTTGGTTATGGAGTGTGTTGAGCAGTTGGGACGCATGTTTAAG CCTGATGTGAAAGCAATCAAGAAGAGGATTGAAGATCTTATTACACGTGATTATTTGGAAAGAGACAAGGACAATGCCAACCTATTTAGATATCTGGCATGA
- the LOC141680445 gene encoding uncharacterized protein LOC141680445: MGCVVRDDRGGFVRARTAKTRGGMPPREAEAWSFRAALLWVKEWRTQRFIFELDAKSVVDAVHEVRGNSNFHTIIEECEDILKHFQEVLVVFKNRSTNQVAHVLAQAAYSMTGPMEWIDIAPEFLLCNLISDEN, from the coding sequence ATGGGTTGTGTGGTTAGAGATGACAGGGGGGGATTTGTACGTGCTCGTACTGCGAAGACGAGAGGAGGAATGCCACCACGAGAAGCTGAGGCTTGGAGTTTTAGAGCGGCTTTGCTGTGGGTGAAAGAATGGAGGACGCAAAGGTTTATCTTTGAGTTAGATGCAAAATCAGTAGTGGATGCAGTGCATGAAGTTCGAGGAAATTCCAATTTTCATACTATAATTGAAGAGTGTGAAGACATCCTGAAACACTTTCAAGAAGTGTTAGTTGTGTTTAAGAATAGATCTACGAATCAAGTGGCCCATGTGTTAGCACAAGCGGCTTATTCCATGACAGGTCCTATGGAGTGGATAGATATTGCTCCTGAGTTTCTACTTTGTAACCTTATTTCTGATGAAAATTAA
- the LOC141680443 gene encoding uncharacterized protein LOC141680443 codes for MQNVLSSLWRPKEGVEIHDLGSGRYSFMFYHILDLQKVIDGAPWTFEQNLLLFHKLKNTEDPNVVVLDIMDIWLQVYDIPLGMLTEKVVQSIGNSVGSFIIMDPTTLDGLWKQYIRIRVTMDINKPLKRRMKLKREGGSGG; via the coding sequence ATGCAGAATGTACTGTCCTCATTATGGCGACCCAAGGAAGGAGTAGAGATACATGATTTGGGAAGTGGAAGGTATTCATTTATGTTTTATCATATATTGGATCTACAAAAAGTGATTGATGGTGCACCATGGACTTTTGAGCAAAACTTGTTGTTGTTTCACAAATTGAAGAATACAGAAGATCCTAATGTGGTTGTTTTAGATATAATGGATATATGGTTGCAGGTCTATGATATTCCATTGGGTATGCTAACGGAGAAGGTTGTGCAGTCGATAGGGAATTCAGTGGGTTCATTTATCATAATGGATCCTACAACGTTGGATGGCTTGTGGAAGCAATATATCAGAATTCGTGTAACAATGGATATTAATAAACCATTGAAGCGTCGAATGAAGTTGAAACGAGAAGGTGGGAGTGGGGGTTAG
- the LOC141680444 gene encoding uncharacterized protein LOC141680444, with the protein MKRILHRYATISGQLINYDKSAVTFLANTRQETRIEVCTELGVQQKIDPGKYLGMPMRIGANKTAVFSFLGDRIEQKLQAWKMQNISKEGKVTLLKTAAQSIPNFWMSLLRVPVEICTKIERKMNGYWWGGGDDQRGIRWLKWDTLCDVKEVGG; encoded by the coding sequence ATGAAGAGAATACTCCATAGATATGCTACTATCTCTGGGCAATTAATTAACTATGATAAGTCTGCAGTCACGTTTTTAGCAAACACAAGACAGGAAACCCGTATTGAAGTGTGCACTGAACTGGGGGTGCAACAGAAGATAGACCCAGGTAAATATTTGGGGATGCCAATGAGGATTGGAGCTAATAAAACGGCTGTATTCAGTTTCTTGGGGGACAGAATTGAACAAAAGCTGCAAGCTTGGAAGATGCAAAATATTTCGAAGGAAGGTAAAGTCACACTGTTAAAAACTGCAGCTCAATCCATCCCTAATTTTTGGATGAGCTTACTACGGGTGCCAGTGGAGATTTGTACCAAGATTGAAAGAAAAATGAATGGGTATTGGTGGGGTGGAGGGGATGATCAGAGGGGAATTAGATGGTTAAAATGGGATACACTATGTGATGTAAAGGAGGTAGGGGGTTAG